In Astyanax mexicanus isolate ESR-SI-001 chromosome 17, AstMex3_surface, whole genome shotgun sequence, a single window of DNA contains:
- the nudt2 gene encoding bis(5'-nucleosyl)-tetraphosphatase [asymmetrical], whose translation MALRACGFIIFRRLAQTSVDNIEYLLLQTSYGEHHWTPPKGHVDPGEDDLTTAWRETQEEAGLGKEHLRVVDGFLHRLHYEVRGRQKEVLYWLAELQDPRINVTLSDEHQDYRWARLEEACKLAKYKDLQDTLKDVQQFLEKGEGLKQ comes from the exons atGGCACTGCGGGCATGTGGATTTATAATATTCCGGCGCCTGGCACAGACTTCTGTTGACAACATTGAATATCTTCTCCTGCAGACCTCCTATGGAGAACACCACTGGACTCCTCCTAAAG GTCACGTAGACCCCGGTGAGGATGACCTGACCACGGCGTGGAGGGAGACTCAGGAGGAGGCTGGTTTGGGTAAAGAGCACCTGCGTGTAGTTGATGGGTTTCTGCATAGACTGCATTATGAAGTTCGGGGCAGGCAGAAGGAGGTCCTCTATTGGCTGGCTGAGCTGCAGGACCCCAGAATAAATGTCACCCTGTCAGATGAGCACCAGGACTACCGCTGGGCCAGACTGGAGGAGGCATGCAAGCTGGCAAAGTACAAGGATCTGCAGGACACGCTTAAAGATGTACAGCAGTTTTTGGAAAAAGGGGAGGGTTTGAAACAGTGA